One window of the Shimwellia blattae DSM 4481 = NBRC 105725 genome contains the following:
- a CDS encoding IS3 family transposase (programmed frameshift), whose translation MVEVLSGPERRRRRTPQEKIAIIQQTMEPGMTVSHVARLHGINANQIFKWRKQYEEGSLTAVTAGEDVVPASELAAANKQIRELQRLLGKKTMEAEILKEAVEFGRGKKMDCACALVARGRRLTDVCRSIGVSRAQLSIRVHRPSDWQDRRRQSHFDDSAVLSRISTEVADLPTYGYRRVWALLRRESERKGLPVVNAKRVYRIMRAHHLLIERKPAEPCRKRAHKGRVAVAESNRRWCSDGFEFRCDNGEKLRVTFAQDCCDREIIDWAASTGGYDKETVQDVMLGAVEKRFGRELPTESLEWLTDNGSAYRAHETRAFARMLGLEPCTTAVRSPESNGIAESFVKTIKRDYINMMPKPDSQAAVMNLAVAFSHYNEHHPHSALGYRSPREYRRRKLSQP comes from the exons ATGGTTGAAGTGTTATCAGGACCTGAGCGGCGTCGGCGTCGTACTCCACAGGAAAAAATTGCCATTATTCAGCAGACTATGGAGCCGGGCATGACCGTGTCCCACGTTGCCCGTCTGCATGGCATAAATGCCAACCAGATCTTCAAATGGCGAAAACAGTATGAAGAGGGATCGCTGACTGCTGTTACTGCCGGTGAAGATGTTGTCCCGGCCTCCGAACTGGCAGCAGCCAATAAGCAAATCCGCGAACTCCAGCGACTTCTGGGTAAAAAGACGATGGAAGCCGAAATACTCAAAGAAGCCGTGGAGTTCGGCCGGG GCAAAAAAATGGATTGCGCATGCGCCCTTGTTGCCCGGGGACGACGACTAACCGACGTCTGCCGGAGTATCGGTGTGTCGCGTGCGCAACTGAGTATCAGGGTTCACCGGCCCTCTGACTGGCAGGATCGCAGACGGCAATCCCATTTTGACGACAGCGCTGTGTTATCCCGAATAAGCACGGAGGTGGCTGACCTGCCGACGTATGGTTATCGCCGTGTATGGGCGTTGCTGCGACGGGAGTCAGAGCGGAAGGGTCTGCCAGTGGTTAACGCAAAGCGGGTATATCGTATTATGCGAGCCCACCATCTGCTCATTGAGCGTAAGCCTGCTGAGCCTTGCCGGAAGCGGGCCCATAAGGGGCGTGTAGCGGTGGCTGAGAGCAACCGGCGCTGGTGCTCAGATGGCTTCGAGTTCCGTTGTGACAATGGCGAAAAGCTGCGGGTGACCTTCGCGCAGGACTGCTGTGACAGGGAGATAATCGACTGGGCAGCCAGTACCGGAGGCTATGACAAAGAAACGGTGCAGGATGTCATGTTGGGTGCGGTAGAAAAACGCTTCGGAAGGGAGTTGCCCACAGAGTCGCTGGAATGGCTGACGGATAACGGTTCAGCGTACAGGGCGCATGAAACGCGGGCGTTCGCTCGGATGTTGGGACTGGAGCCGTGCACAACAGCAGTCCGCAGCCCGGAAAGCAACGGCATAGCAGAAAGCTTCGTGAAGACGATAAAGCGGGATTACATCAACATGATGCCGAAACCGGACAGCCAGGCAGCGGTGATGAACTTGGCGGTGGCGTTCAGTCATTACAACGAACATCATCCGCACAGCGCGCTGGGATATCGCTCACCACGGGAATATAGACGCAGAAAGTTATCGCAACCGTAA
- a CDS encoding helix-turn-helix transcriptional regulator, which yields MSNSPGSYEKLASRLAAIIVLLHQQEHITREQLAGMFQVSVRTVFRDLNRLSSIVEHIHGDSYRLSPGFRQSLQMNDINKLINNLGIPTLFSGQNPTFWTALLKDSGLPQLLIKPLAPEKITETSFSHNFSQLSLSINEHRYCSFLYKNRSRYIQPYRLVNVKNIWYLAAMEKENLKGFLLSGITWLKISDEKFIPEKSIEQCIDEEDDVWFSLNKFQVLLHVDASVAGYFLRRSVLPGQVITQHNKDGSLEVSCKIADERQLLPWVRYWLPNLKILSPKSLQSELKAQLAEALIRFTDTSNR from the coding sequence GTGAGCAATTCTCCAGGGTCATACGAAAAACTGGCTAGTCGTCTTGCAGCTATTATCGTTTTGCTTCATCAGCAGGAGCACATTACACGTGAGCAGTTAGCCGGTATGTTTCAAGTTTCCGTTCGTACCGTATTTAGGGATCTAAACCGACTGAGTTCCATAGTTGAGCATATTCATGGTGACAGTTACCGACTATCACCAGGGTTTCGTCAATCCTTACAAATGAATGATATTAATAAATTGATAAATAACTTAGGAATTCCTACGTTATTTTCGGGACAAAACCCAACTTTCTGGACTGCACTTTTGAAAGATAGTGGCCTTCCACAATTATTGATTAAACCATTAGCTCCGGAAAAAATCACTGAAACCTCATTTTCGCATAATTTCAGTCAACTGAGTCTGTCGATTAACGAGCACAGATACTGCTCATTTCTGTATAAAAACAGATCTCGATACATACAGCCATATCGACTGGTAAATGTAAAAAATATCTGGTACCTCGCCGCAATGGAAAAGGAAAACCTTAAAGGTTTTCTTCTCAGTGGAATCACATGGTTGAAGATAAGCGATGAAAAATTTATCCCTGAAAAATCGATAGAACAGTGTATCGATGAAGAGGATGATGTTTGGTTTAGTCTGAATAAATTCCAAGTTCTTCTTCATGTGGATGCCAGTGTTGCAGGTTATTTTCTTCGCCGAAGCGTACTCCCAGGTCAGGTAATCACTCAGCATAACAAAGACGGAAGCCTTGAAGTCTCCTGCAAAATTGCAGATGAGCGTCAGTTGCTGCCATGGGTACGCTACTGGCTTCCTAATTTGAAAATTCTGTCACCTAAGTCATTGCAGTCAGAACTTAAGGCACAGTTAGCTGAAGCATTAATCAGGTTTACTGACACAAGTAATAGATGA
- the ychF gene encoding redox-regulated ATPase YchF, whose translation MGFKCGIVGLPNVGKSTLFNALTKAGIEAANFPFCTIEPNTGVVPMPDPRLDKLAEIVKPQRILPTTMEFVDIAGLVKGASKGEGLGNQFLTNIRETEAIGHVVRCFENDNIIHVSGRVNPAEDIDVINTELALSDLDTCERAIHRVQKKAKGGDKDAKAELAALEKCLPQLENAGMLRALDLTEEDKAAIRYLSFLTLKPTMYIANVNEDGFENNPYLDQVREIAAKEGSVVVPVCAAVEADIAELDDEERDEFMAELGIEEPGLNRVIRAGYALLNLQTYFTAGVKEVRAWTIPVGATAPQAAGKIHTDFEKGFIRAQTISFDDFITYKGEQGAKEAGKMRAEGKDYIVKDGDVMNFLFNV comes from the coding sequence ATGGGATTCAAATGCGGTATCGTCGGCCTGCCGAACGTTGGTAAATCTACCCTTTTCAATGCGCTTACCAAAGCCGGGATCGAAGCAGCAAACTTCCCGTTTTGTACCATTGAGCCAAACACCGGCGTCGTCCCCATGCCTGACCCGCGTCTGGACAAACTGGCGGAAATCGTCAAACCTCAGCGTATTCTGCCCACCACGATGGAGTTTGTGGATATCGCCGGTCTGGTTAAAGGCGCATCCAAAGGTGAAGGCCTGGGCAACCAGTTCCTGACCAATATTCGCGAAACAGAAGCTATCGGCCACGTGGTGCGCTGCTTTGAGAATGACAACATTATTCACGTTTCCGGGCGCGTTAACCCGGCGGAAGATATTGATGTCATCAATACTGAGCTGGCCCTATCTGATCTGGACACCTGCGAGCGCGCTATCCACCGCGTGCAGAAGAAAGCCAAAGGCGGCGATAAAGACGCCAAAGCCGAGCTGGCGGCGCTGGAAAAATGCCTGCCGCAGCTGGAAAACGCCGGTATGCTGCGCGCCCTGGATCTGACTGAGGAAGACAAAGCGGCGATCCGCTATCTGAGCTTCCTGACCCTGAAACCGACCATGTATATCGCCAACGTGAACGAAGACGGTTTTGAAAATAACCCGTACCTCGATCAGGTGCGTGAAATCGCCGCGAAGGAAGGCTCCGTTGTGGTTCCGGTGTGTGCCGCAGTAGAAGCGGATATCGCTGAGCTGGACGACGAAGAGCGCGATGAGTTTATGGCCGAGCTGGGCATTGAAGAGCCGGGCCTGAACCGCGTGATCCGCGCGGGCTACGCGCTGCTGAACCTGCAGACCTACTTCACCGCCGGGGTCAAAGAAGTGCGCGCCTGGACTATCCCGGTGGGGGCAACCGCACCGCAGGCCGCCGGTAAAATTCATACCGACTTCGAAAAAGGCTTTATCCGCGCCCAGACCATCTCTTTTGACGACTTCATCACCTACAAAGGTGAACAAGGCGCTAAAGAAGCCGGGAAGATGCGCGCCGAAGGGAAAGACTACATCGTGAAAGACGGCGATGTGATGAACTTCCTGTTTAACGTCTAA
- the pth gene encoding aminoacyl-tRNA hydrolase produces the protein MTIKLIVGLANPGAEYAATRHNAGAWYVDLLAGNARAPLKEEPKFYGYTARLTLEGQDVRLLVPTTFMNLSGKAVAAMATFYRINPDEILVAHDELDLPPGVAKFKLGGGHGGHNGLKDIISKLGNNPNFYRLRVGIGHPGDKNKVVGFVLGKPPVSEQKLIDEAIDEAARCTDLWLREGLTKATNRLHAFKAQ, from the coding sequence GTGACCATTAAATTGATTGTCGGCCTGGCCAACCCCGGCGCAGAATATGCCGCCACCCGCCACAATGCGGGCGCATGGTATGTGGATCTGCTGGCCGGGAACGCGCGTGCGCCACTGAAGGAAGAGCCTAAATTCTATGGCTATACTGCCCGCCTCACCCTTGAGGGGCAGGATGTCCGCCTGCTGGTTCCCACCACCTTTATGAATCTTAGCGGTAAAGCCGTGGCGGCCATGGCGACTTTTTACCGCATTAACCCGGATGAGATCCTCGTCGCCCATGATGAGCTGGATCTGCCGCCGGGCGTGGCAAAATTTAAACTCGGGGGTGGCCACGGTGGCCACAACGGCCTGAAGGACATTATCAGTAAGCTGGGTAATAACCCGAATTTTTACCGTTTGCGGGTGGGAATTGGCCATCCGGGCGATAAAAACAAAGTTGTCGGTTTTGTGCTGGGTAAACCCCCGGTTAGCGAGCAGAAACTGATTGATGAAGCCATTGACGAGGCGGCGCGCTGCACGGATCTCTGGCTCCGGGAGGGGCTGACCAAAGCCACTAACCGGTTACACGCCTTTAAAGCGCAATAA
- the ychH gene encoding stress-induced protein YchH, which yields MKRKHASLLGNVLMGLGLVVMVVGIGYSILNQLPQINLPQYFEHGALLSIFVGAILWLAGARVGGRERVTDRYWWVRHYDKRCRRNPRHG from the coding sequence ATGAAACGCAAACACGCTTCGTTACTGGGTAATGTCCTGATGGGACTGGGGCTGGTCGTTATGGTTGTCGGGATTGGCTATTCCATTCTTAATCAGCTTCCCCAAATCAATCTTCCGCAATACTTTGAGCACGGTGCCTTGCTGAGTATTTTTGTGGGGGCCATTCTCTGGCTTGCCGGTGCGCGAGTTGGTGGTCGTGAGCGCGTTACCGATCGTTACTGGTGGGTGCGCCATTATGATAAACGCTGCCGTCGCAATCCTCGCCACGGCTGA
- the dauA gene encoding C4-dicarboxylic acid transporter DauA produces the protein MKQHSLFQVLPFRALVNACWHEKYTSSRFIRDLIAGLTVGIIAIPLAMALAIGSGVAPQYGLYTSAVAGIVIAVCGGSRFSVSGPTAAFVVILYPVAQQFGLAGLLIATLLSGIFLILFALARFGRLIEYIPLSVTLGFTSGIGITIATMQLKDFFGLTVAHMPESYPAKVAALVMAMPTIQWGDALVGIVTLAVLILWPRLGVKLPGHLPAVLAGCAVMVIADQLGAQVATIGSRFHYVLADGTQGNGIPQLLPQLVLPWNIPGSDFALNWDTIRLLLPAAFSMAVLGAIESLLCAVVLDGMTGTKHNANGELLGQGIGNLVAPFFGGITATGAIARSAANVRAGATSPVAAIIHSLLVILALLALAPLLSWLPLSAMAALLLMVAWNMSEAHKVINLLRRAPRDDIIVMLICMSLTVLFDMVIAISVGIVLASLLFMRRIASMTRLVALETGHPDDVLALRITGPLFFAAAEKIFTELANRQQGMRVIVLQWDMVPLLDAGGLDALQRFIAKLPEGCELRISNLQFQPLRTLARGGIQPIHGKLAFFPDVREAMLDLQP, from the coding sequence ATGAAACAACACTCGCTTTTCCAGGTACTGCCGTTCCGCGCCCTGGTGAACGCCTGCTGGCATGAAAAATATACCTCATCACGTTTTATTCGCGATTTAATCGCCGGGTTAACGGTGGGGATTATCGCTATTCCGCTGGCGATGGCTCTGGCCATTGGTAGCGGGGTGGCCCCCCAGTACGGGCTGTATACCTCCGCCGTGGCCGGGATTGTGATTGCGGTCTGTGGCGGCTCACGCTTTAGCGTCTCCGGGCCGACGGCGGCATTTGTGGTGATCCTGTACCCGGTCGCCCAGCAGTTTGGTCTGGCGGGGTTGTTAATTGCCACCCTGCTGTCGGGCATTTTCCTGATCCTCTTCGCCCTCGCCCGTTTTGGCCGGCTGATTGAGTATATCCCCCTGTCGGTGACCCTCGGGTTTACCTCCGGTATCGGGATAACCATCGCCACCATGCAGCTGAAAGATTTCTTCGGGCTGACCGTGGCCCATATGCCGGAAAGCTACCCGGCCAAAGTGGCCGCGCTGGTTATGGCTATGCCCACCATACAGTGGGGGGATGCGCTGGTCGGTATTGTGACCCTTGCGGTGCTGATCCTCTGGCCGCGGCTGGGGGTAAAACTGCCCGGCCACCTGCCCGCCGTGCTGGCCGGTTGTGCGGTTATGGTGATTGCCGACCAGCTTGGCGCCCAGGTCGCCACTATTGGCTCCCGCTTCCACTATGTGCTGGCAGACGGCACCCAGGGGAACGGGATCCCGCAGCTGCTGCCGCAACTGGTGCTGCCGTGGAATATTCCCGGTTCGGATTTCGCGCTGAACTGGGACACCATCCGCCTGCTGCTGCCGGCGGCGTTTTCCATGGCGGTGCTCGGGGCCATTGAATCCCTGCTGTGCGCCGTGGTGCTGGACGGCATGACCGGCACCAAACATAACGCCAACGGTGAGCTGCTCGGCCAGGGGATCGGTAACCTTGTGGCGCCGTTCTTCGGCGGTATTACCGCCACCGGTGCCATTGCCCGCTCTGCTGCCAACGTGCGGGCCGGGGCCACATCACCGGTGGCGGCGATTATCCACTCCCTGCTGGTGATCCTCGCCCTGCTGGCGCTGGCGCCACTGCTCTCCTGGCTGCCGCTCTCCGCCATGGCCGCCCTGCTGCTGATGGTGGCCTGGAACATGAGTGAGGCCCACAAGGTTATCAACCTGCTGCGCCGCGCCCCGCGCGACGATATTATCGTCATGCTGATTTGTATGTCCCTGACGGTACTGTTCGATATGGTTATCGCGATAAGTGTCGGGATTGTGCTGGCATCACTGCTGTTTATGCGCCGTATCGCCAGTATGACCCGGCTTGTCGCGCTGGAGACCGGACACCCGGACGATGTGCTGGCCCTGCGTATCACCGGCCCGCTGTTCTTTGCCGCAGCGGAGAAAATCTTCACCGAACTGGCAAACCGCCAGCAGGGTATGCGGGTTATCGTTTTACAGTGGGATATGGTGCCCCTGCTGGATGCCGGTGGCCTGGACGCGCTGCAGCGCTTTATTGCCAAGTTGCCGGAAGGGTGCGAGCTGCGGATAAGCAACCTGCAGTTTCAGCCACTGCGCACGCTGGCCCGGGGCGGTATTCAGCCGATCCACGGTAAGCTGGCCTTCTTCCCGGATGTACGGGAGGCGATGCTGGATTTACAGCCATAA
- the prs gene encoding ribose-phosphate diphosphokinase: MPDMKLFAGNATPELAQRIANRLYTSLGDAAVGRFSDGEVSVQINENVRGGDIFIIQSTCAPTNDNLMELVVMVDALRRASAGRITAVIPYFGYARQDRRVRSARVPITAKVVADFLSSVGVDRVLTVDLHAEQIQGFFDVPVDNVFGSPILLEDMLQKNFDNPIVVSPDIGGVVRARAIAKLLNDTDMAIIDKRRPRANVSQVMHIIGDVADRDCVMVDDMIDTGGTLCKAAEALKERGAKRVFAYATHPIFSGNAIENIRNSVIDEFIVCDTIPLSPEIKALGKVRTLTLSGMLAEAIRRISNEESISAMFEH; this comes from the coding sequence GTGCCTGATATGAAGCTTTTTGCTGGTAACGCCACACCGGAACTAGCACAACGTATTGCCAACCGCCTGTACACTTCTCTCGGCGACGCCGCCGTAGGTCGCTTTAGCGACGGCGAAGTCAGCGTACAAATCAATGAAAACGTCCGCGGTGGTGATATTTTCATCATCCAGTCCACTTGTGCTCCTACTAACGACAACCTGATGGAACTGGTTGTTATGGTTGATGCCCTGCGCCGCGCATCCGCAGGCCGTATCACCGCTGTTATCCCTTATTTCGGTTATGCCCGTCAGGACCGCCGCGTTCGCTCCGCCCGCGTGCCTATCACCGCGAAAGTGGTAGCGGATTTCCTCTCCAGCGTTGGGGTTGACCGTGTGCTGACCGTTGACCTGCACGCTGAGCAGATCCAGGGGTTCTTTGACGTGCCGGTAGACAACGTCTTCGGTAGCCCGATTCTGCTGGAAGATATGCTGCAGAAAAACTTCGACAACCCTATCGTGGTTTCCCCGGATATCGGTGGTGTTGTGCGCGCCCGCGCTATCGCTAAACTGCTGAACGATACCGATATGGCCATCATCGACAAACGCCGCCCGCGCGCGAACGTGTCTCAGGTGATGCATATTATCGGTGACGTTGCCGATCGCGACTGCGTCATGGTCGACGATATGATCGATACCGGCGGCACCCTGTGCAAAGCGGCAGAAGCCCTCAAAGAGCGCGGTGCCAAGCGCGTATTCGCGTACGCCACCCACCCGATCTTCTCCGGCAATGCTATCGAAAACATCCGTAACTCCGTTATTGATGAATTTATCGTTTGTGACACCATCCCGCTGTCACCGGAAATCAAAGCTCTGGGCAAAGTCCGCACGCTGACACTGTCCGGCATGCTGGCAGAAGCGATTCGTCGTATCAGCAACGAAGAATCCATCTCTGCGATGTTCGAGCATTAA